The Miltoncostaea oceani genome includes a region encoding these proteins:
- the groL gene encoding chaperonin GroEL (60 kDa chaperone family; promotes refolding of misfolded polypeptides especially under stressful conditions; forms two stacked rings of heptamers to form a barrel-shaped 14mer; ends can be capped by GroES; misfolded proteins enter the barrel where they are refolded when GroES binds), with amino-acid sequence MAKLLKFNEDARRALERGVNTLADAVKVTLGPKGRYVVLDKKFGAPTITNDGVTIAREIEVEDVFENQGAQLVREVATATNDVAGDGTTTATVLAQAIVREGLKNVAAGANPMGLKRGIEAAVERVVAEIAKQSKEVSGKEDIARVAAISSRDREIGDVISDAIEKVGKDGVVNVEEGQTFGMDLEFTEGMQFDRGYMSPYMVTDQDRMEAVLDDPFLLVHGGKISSVQDILPLLEQVIGQGRPLLIIAEDVEGEALATLIVNKLRGTFTGIAVKAPGFGDRRKRMLEDIAILTGGEVIAEEMGLKLANTQITQLGKARRVVISKDATTIIDGAGDPEDIKGRIKQIKAEIETTDSDFDREKLQERLAKLAGGVAVVKVGAATETEMKEKKHRVEDALQATRAALEEGVVPGGGVVLVNSIKALDGLELSGDEATGANIVRRALEEPLRQLAENAGLEGSVVVGEVKGRKPGIGLNVDTGEYVDLVKAGIIDPAMVTRSALQNAASIAKNIITTECVVADKPEESGGGGGGGMGMSPNMGGMGMGGGMM; translated from the coding sequence ATGGCAAAGCTGCTCAAGTTCAACGAGGACGCCCGTCGGGCCCTCGAGCGTGGTGTGAACACCCTTGCTGATGCGGTGAAGGTGACTCTCGGTCCGAAGGGCCGGTATGTGGTGCTCGACAAGAAGTTCGGTGCCCCGACGATCACGAATGATGGTGTGACGATCGCTCGTGAGATCGAGGTCGAGGACGTCTTCGAGAACCAGGGTGCCCAGCTTGTGCGTGAGGTCGCGACCGCCACGAACGATGTGGCGGGTGACGGCACCACGACGGCGACGGTGTTGGCGCAGGCGATCGTGCGTGAGGGCCTGAAGAACGTCGCTGCGGGTGCGAACCCGATGGGGTTGAAGCGCGGTATCGAGGCTGCGGTGGAGCGGGTCGTGGCGGAGATCGCCAAGCAGTCGAAGGAGGTGTCGGGTAAGGAGGACATCGCCCGTGTCGCGGCGATCTCCAGCCGGGACCGTGAGATCGGCGATGTCATCTCCGACGCGATCGAGAAGGTCGGTAAGGACGGTGTCGTGAACGTGGAGGAGGGCCAGACCTTCGGGATGGACCTCGAGTTCACGGAGGGGATGCAGTTCGACCGTGGCTACATGTCGCCGTACATGGTCACGGATCAGGACCGGATGGAGGCCGTCCTCGACGACCCGTTCCTGCTGGTCCATGGCGGGAAGATCTCCTCGGTGCAGGACATCCTGCCGTTGTTGGAGCAGGTCATCGGCCAGGGCCGGCCGCTTCTGATCATCGCCGAGGACGTCGAGGGTGAGGCGTTGGCGACCCTGATCGTGAACAAGCTGCGTGGGACGTTCACGGGTATCGCGGTGAAGGCCCCCGGTTTCGGGGATCGGCGTAAGCGGATGCTCGAGGACATCGCGATCCTGACCGGTGGCGAGGTGATCGCCGAGGAGATGGGTCTGAAGTTGGCGAACACCCAGATCACCCAGTTGGGGAAGGCCCGGCGGGTGGTGATCTCCAAGGACGCGACCACCATCATCGACGGTGCCGGCGACCCGGAGGACATCAAGGGCCGCATCAAGCAGATCAAGGCGGAGATCGAGACGACCGACTCGGACTTCGACCGTGAGAAGCTGCAGGAGCGCCTGGCGAAGTTGGCGGGCGGTGTCGCGGTCGTGAAGGTGGGTGCGGCGACCGAGACGGAGATGAAGGAGAAGAAGCACCGGGTGGAGGACGCTCTGCAGGCGACCCGCGCGGCGCTTGAGGAGGGTGTCGTCCCCGGTGGCGGCGTCGTCTTGGTGAACTCCATCAAGGCCCTGGATGGCCTGGAGCTGTCGGGCGATGAGGCAACGGGTGCGAACATCGTGCGCCGTGCCTTGGAGGAGCCGCTGCGTCAGCTCGCCGAGAACGCCGGCCTGGAGGGGTCGGTCGTGGTGGGCGAGGTGAAGGGCCGCAAGCCGGGTATCGGCTTGAACGTGGACACGGGGGAGTACGTGGACCTGGTGAAGGCCGGGATCATCGACCCCGCGATGGTGACGCGTTCGGCGCTCCAGAACGCCGCGTCGATCGCGAAGAACATCATCACCACCGAGTGCGTCGTCGCCGACAAGCCCGAGGAGTCGGGCGGCGGTGGCGGTGGCGGCATGGGCATGTCCCCGAACATGGGCGGCATGGGCATGGGCGGCGGGATGATGTAG